A part of Desulfobacter sp. genomic DNA contains:
- the ligA gene encoding NAD-dependent DNA ligase LigA: MINPEMTIEDLRQEAQQLQKELTEHSYRYHVLDDPVIDDAAYDMMLKRLVALEEQYPELCTPDSPTRRVGAPPLAEFETAAHSVPMLSLDNGFSDEDILAFHQRNIKSLGARELNYTAEPKLDGVAVELTYEDGVLVLATTRGDGTTGEVITDNIRTINAVPLRLQKGAGPIPEFIEVRGEVIIRQADFAALNKARLRNGEAPFANPRNAAAGSLRQLDSKITAGRPLTIFVYGLGLARGLAFKSQGEMLERVKQFGFPVNPNIRSNIKIKEVLEHYRRLVEMRPALDYEIDGMVIKVDELAMQAALGEKVKSPRWAIAYKFPPTEKTTRINDIVIQVGRTGTLTPVAVLEPVNVGGVVVSRATLHNADEIKRKDIRIGDRALVTRAGDVIPKVVKVFPQERKGNEKPFVMPGTCPECGSAAHRSEEEAAVKCVNAACPAQFKERVRHFVSKKGMDIDGLGKKLVDQLAEQGLVASFADLFRLDLVKLISLERMGEKSASNLLAAIEKAKRVDMPRFVFALGIDHTGENAARLLAQRFETIEALMDADYLAIESIHGMGEKTAHAVTRFFSIPENRAVLREMAAAGVVIHNTLYGGADRNTDQGKSHVFAGKTVVLTGTLTLFKRADAKEKLLALGAKVTGSVSAKTDYLIAGEKAGSKLKKAEGLNVPVLDEEKFKTMLEGGA, from the coding sequence ATGATCAATCCTGAAATGACCATTGAAGACCTAAGACAGGAAGCGCAGCAGCTGCAAAAGGAGTTGACCGAGCACAGCTACCGTTACCACGTGCTGGATGACCCCGTTATTGATGATGCTGCCTATGATATGATGCTCAAACGCCTGGTGGCGCTGGAAGAGCAGTATCCCGAGCTGTGCACCCCCGACTCCCCCACCCGACGGGTGGGGGCACCGCCCCTTGCTGAATTTGAAACGGCTGCCCATTCCGTTCCCATGCTCAGCCTGGATAACGGGTTCTCCGATGAGGATATTCTGGCCTTTCACCAGCGGAATATCAAATCCTTGGGGGCAAGGGAATTAAATTATACCGCAGAGCCCAAACTGGACGGGGTGGCTGTGGAACTGACCTATGAAGACGGGGTACTGGTTCTGGCCACCACCAGGGGCGACGGCACCACAGGGGAGGTCATCACCGACAATATCCGGACCATCAATGCCGTTCCCTTAAGGCTCCAAAAAGGGGCAGGGCCCATCCCGGAGTTCATTGAGGTGCGCGGGGAGGTTATTATCAGGCAGGCTGATTTTGCGGCCCTGAACAAAGCCCGCCTCCGCAACGGTGAAGCGCCCTTTGCCAACCCCAGGAATGCGGCCGCCGGCTCGTTGCGGCAGCTGGATTCAAAAATTACCGCAGGCCGTCCCTTGACCATTTTTGTCTATGGACTTGGCCTTGCCCGGGGGCTGGCCTTCAAGTCCCAGGGGGAGATGCTGGAACGGGTGAAGCAATTCGGTTTCCCGGTAAACCCCAATATCCGCTCGAATATAAAGATCAAAGAGGTGCTTGAACATTACCGCCGCCTTGTTGAGATGCGGCCTGCACTGGACTATGAAATAGACGGCATGGTCATTAAAGTTGACGAACTGGCCATGCAGGCGGCCCTGGGAGAAAAGGTCAAAAGCCCCAGGTGGGCCATCGCCTATAAGTTTCCCCCGACCGAAAAGACCACCCGGATCAATGATATCGTCATCCAGGTCGGCCGAACCGGCACCCTGACTCCGGTGGCGGTGCTGGAACCCGTAAACGTGGGCGGCGTTGTGGTATCCAGGGCAACCCTTCACAATGCCGATGAGATCAAGCGCAAGGATATCCGTATCGGTGACAGGGCGCTGGTAACCCGGGCCGGGGACGTCATTCCCAAGGTGGTAAAGGTCTTTCCCCAGGAACGTAAAGGAAATGAAAAGCCGTTTGTCATGCCCGGCACCTGCCCGGAATGCGGTAGTGCGGCACACCGGTCAGAGGAGGAAGCCGCAGTGAAATGCGTCAATGCCGCCTGTCCGGCCCAGTTCAAGGAACGGGTCCGCCATTTTGTCTCCAAAAAAGGGATGGATATTGACGGGCTGGGCAAGAAACTGGTGGACCAGCTGGCCGAACAGGGGCTTGTGGCCTCTTTTGCGGATCTTTTCAGGCTGGACCTGGTGAAGCTGATCTCCCTTGAGCGAATGGGTGAAAAGTCAGCATCCAATCTTCTGGCAGCCATTGAGAAGGCCAAAAGGGTTGACATGCCCAGGTTTGTTTTTGCATTGGGGATTGATCACACCGGCGAGAATGCTGCCAGGCTGCTGGCCCAGCGGTTTGAAACCATTGAGGCGTTGATGGATGCGGACTATCTGGCCATTGAATCCATCCACGGCATGGGAGAAAAAACTGCCCATGCCGTTACCCGCTTCTTTTCAATCCCTGAGAACAGGGCGGTGCTCCGGGAAATGGCAGCGGCCGGCGTGGTGATTCACAACACCCTTTACGGGGGGGCAGATCGTAACACAGACCAGGGAAAATCCCACGTATTTGCCGGAAAAACAGTAGTCCTCACCGGAACCCTGACCCTGTTCAAGCGTGCCGACGCCAAAGAAAAATTACTGGCGCTGGGGGCCAAGGTCACCGGATCAGTTTCCGCCAAAACCGATTACCTCATCGCCGGTGAAAAGGCCGGTTCCAAGTTGAAAAAGGCAGAAGGGTTGAATGTGCCGGTTCTGGATGAAGAAAAATTCAAAACCATGCTGGAGGGAGGCGCCTGA